A window of Glycine soja cultivar W05 chromosome 2, ASM419377v2, whole genome shotgun sequence genomic DNA:
TCCGGCCACCGTCGTCAACCGCTTCCCCAAGGTTAGATCCATCGCCATCAAGGGGAAGCCGCACTTCGCCGACTTCAATTTGGTCCCCGAGGGTTGGGGCGCTTACGTGGGCCCCTGGATCAAGGCCATGGCCGCTGCCTACCCCTGGCTTCAGGAGATCAGGCTCAAGAGGATGGTCATCGCCGACGAATGCTTGGAACTCATCGCCAAATCGTTTAAGAACTTCCAAGTCTTGGTCCTCACCTCTTGCGAGGGCTTCACCACTGATGGACTTGCAGCCATTGCTGCCAATTGCAGGTTTCACCACTCATTCTTTTCTTTCCCCTTTTCAGATTGACtgattaccttttttttttctggtccTGTACTTTTTGCggaaaaaagaagttaaataaGGATccaactaaataatattttgaaattataaggactcattcataaaatttcaaatacagggtctttttttaaaaaataagatttttatagTGGGAAGTTTTGGTGAATCTGATAAagctgttaattttttttattttttttttgtattttaatgtgTCTATACCGGGCCATTGTTAATTACTGACAATGGCTATTGtgttataattttgtttggCTTAGCGTGGTTTGGTTTACTGCATTCTCTATTTTGATTACGAGACTGAAGAAATTTTTGGTTTCTGAACATGTTGTTGTATGGGTAATGAATTGTAGGAATTTGAGGGAGTTGGAGTTGCGGGAGAGTGAGGTGGACGACATCTGTGGGCATTGGCTGAGCCATTTTCCTGATTCGTACACATCACTGGTTTCCCTTAACATTTCTTGCTTAGGCAATGAGGTGAATTTGTCTGCCCTAGAGCGCCTGGTTAGTAGGTGTCCCAATCTCCAGACGCTCCGCCTCAACCGTGCTGTGCCACTAGACAGGCTTGCCACTCTTCTTCGCGGTGCTCCTCAGTTGGTTGAGTTGGGCACCGGAGCTTACACGACAGAGATGCGACCGGAGGTCTTCACAAACCTTGCGGAGGCATTTTCTGGGTGCAAGCAATTGAAGGGCTTATCTGGATTTTGGGACGTGCTCCCTTCCTACCTTCCAGCTGTCTATCCTATTTGCTCCAACCTGACTTCACTGAACTTGAGTTATGCAACTATTCAAAGCCCTGATCTTATCAAGCTTGTTGGTCAATGTGAGAGTTTGCAGCGGTTATGGGTATGTCTGattcatatgattttttttttattttttatattgagtgTTTCATGTTTATGCTTGTATTTGGGTTCACTGTTGCAAAGTAATGCTATAAATTCttatgctgataaaaaaaaaaattgtggaacAGGTGCTGGATTACATAGAAGATGCTGGCCTTGAAGTGATTGCTGCATCCTGTAAGGATCTAAGGGAGTTGAGGGTGTTTCCGTCCGACCCGTTTGGGTTAGAACCAAATGTAGCATTGACAGAGCAGGGCCTCGTTTCGGTGTCTGAAGGCTGCACCAAGCTCCAGTCAGTTCTATATTTTTGTAGGCAAATGTCTAATGCTGCCTTAGATACAATTGCCAGGAGCAGGCCTAATATGACACGTTTTAGACTATGTATTATTGAGCCTCGAGCTCCTGACTATCTCACCCATCAACCTCTGGATGCTGGTTTTGGAGCTATTGTAGAGCATTGCAAGGATCTTCAGCGACTTTCCCTTTCTGGGCTTCTAACTGACCGTGTTTTTGAGTATATTGGGACTTATGGTAAGAAGCTTGAGATGCTTTCTGTGGCTTTTGCTGGAGATAGCGATTTGGGACTCCATCATGTGCTGTCTGGGTGTGACAACCTTAGGAAGCTGGAGATCAGGGACTGCCCCTTTGGTGACAAAGCCCTTTTGGCCAATGCTGCAAAGCTGGAGACAATGCGATCCCTTTGGATGTCCTCTTGCTTGGTGAGTTATGGAGCATGTAAATTGCTGGGTCAGAAAATGCCAAGACTTAATGTTGAAGTCATTGATGAAAGAGGACCTCCAGATTCAAGGCCGGAGAGTAGTCCTGTTGAGAAGTTATACATATACAGGACTGTTTCTGGGCCAAGATTGGACATGCCAGGCTATGTATGGAGAATGCAAGATGATTCTGCATTAAGGATTTCTTGAGTGATTGTGCTGTGGAATGAGCCGTGGAATTTATGAAGCATTTGATGTGAGAATTGTTAGTGCAGGTACATGCCCAGAATGCTACTCAATAATGAATTAAAACTGTTTACGGCCTATGCTGTTGTGGTTGGTGTTTGAGCTATAAGGTACAGGAGGATATATAAAGGCTTGAGCTCGATTGCCATTCATTTTACACTTTGGCTGAGCTACGAGACACCAATTCTGATAGAGATCGTAACCTTGTTCTATGTTGCATAGGATAGTTACTATTTTTCGtatcattattataatattttatggacTTGTGCATAATTTTATATGCATGTTACCCCTGCTCTTTCGTAGTAAGATATCGGTGGACTTGTTATCATTAACCGTGGGAAGGAATAAAAATCGTATTTATATTCTAGTGCATCCTGATTTGTTGATGCATCTGATGGAATTATGCcttgttttcttttgttctaTTCAGAGTCGATTGGTGCTGTGGAATAAACATTCGGAATGACTAAAATGAGACAACCAAGTTTTCCTGTCGCATGTGAAGCGTGGAATGGCTCTACTGGTGGAAAGGTTTTTGCATTTTAACAGAGCGGCTTAAGATTGCATCCGAGTCAATTTTTGGTTGCCTACGATGGCCTTAATAGGGAAATTTGCATAAGAAGTAGCATTAAATATGTAACCTGGTTACAAGTGAGGAACCTGTAATGATGTCATTAATCTCCATTATTAAAATGAACTTATCTTTTCAAGCAGTTTTCAAGTTTGTTTGATTTAGGTTCCGACagatttgattatttaaaatatactttttaaaagatttgatattaaaatagataatttaaataaaatttagataaatttgATGTTTAGAAATGGTAAAGTAATTCCTTTTTATGGGGAAGTGATTTtaggaaaagtaaaaaatttgacGATTGGtttcggtttattttttttaaaaaaataaagatttagaaaatattattcagaagaaaatattttaaagtatcattgcatttttatttcttcagaaaagacaaaaaattgatttaatgttTTCAGTTttgtatctttttaaaatacttttttcagaaaaaatgtttttcaaattttaaataaacttattttcactcttattttttattttttctaaatgaaaacagaaaatatttaAACCGTCACCTAAAATTTGAACTGACTTTATCATTAaactaaacaaattttataattttaaaatatttttctaaatcatttaat
This region includes:
- the LOC114390646 gene encoding protein TRANSPORT INHIBITOR RESPONSE 1-like is translated as MRPRVAYSFPEEVLEHVFSFIECDKDRGSISLVCKSWYEIERWCRRRVFVGNCYAVSPATVVNRFPKVRSIAIKGKPHFADFNLVPEGWGAYVGPWIKAMAAAYPWLQEIRLKRMVIADECLELIAKSFKNFQVLVLTSCEGFTTDGLAAIAANCRNLRELELRESEVDDICGHWLSHFPDSYTSLVSLNISCLGNEVNLSALERLVSRCPNLQTLRLNRAVPLDRLATLLRGAPQLVELGTGAYTTEMRPEVFTNLAEAFSGCKQLKGLSGFWDVLPSYLPAVYPICSNLTSLNLSYATIQSPDLIKLVGQCESLQRLWVLDYIEDAGLEVIAASCKDLRELRVFPSDPFGLEPNVALTEQGLVSVSEGCTKLQSVLYFCRQMSNAALDTIARSRPNMTRFRLCIIEPRAPDYLTHQPLDAGFGAIVEHCKDLQRLSLSGLLTDRVFEYIGTYGKKLEMLSVAFAGDSDLGLHHVLSGCDNLRKLEIRDCPFGDKALLANAAKLETMRSLWMSSCLVSYGACKLLGQKMPRLNVEVIDERGPPDSRPESSPVEKLYIYRTVSGPRLDMPGYVWRMQDDSALRIS